In Cryptococcus deuterogattii R265 chromosome 4, complete sequence, a genomic segment contains:
- a CDS encoding short-chain dehydrogenase/reductase SDR, with protein MSSTNLRGQAAVITGSGKNLGALIAKTLVKQGVNCDSLQLRQVDCLLTSQLLFSRQILPLKHQLFSDATAALGVSKFDIAINTVGKVLKKPIVETTEQEFDDMFLVNSKCAFFFIKHAAKNLNEGGTIISLVTSLLGAFAPGYSTYQGSKAPVEWFTKSVAKELQPKNIRVNCVAPGPMDTPFFYRYQRYCTIGGVPLQG; from the exons ATGTCGTCGACTAATCTTCGGGGCCAAGCTGCCG TCATCACCGGCAGTGGTAAGAATCTTGGTGCTTTG ATTGCGAAGACTCTCGTCAAGCAGGGAGTGAATTGTGATTCATTACAACTCCGCCAGGTAGATTGTTTGCTTACCAGCCAG CTGCTATTTTCCAGGCAAATCTTACCACTGAAGCATCA ACTCTTCTCAGACGCAACGGCTGCTCTTGGGGTGTCCAAATTCGATATTGCCATCAATACGGTCGGTAAAGTGCTAAAGAAGCCTATTGTTGAAACAACAGAACAAGAATTCGATGACATGTTCCTCGTAAACTCGAAGTGTGCATTCTTTTTTATCAAGCATGCGGCCAAGAATCTCAACGAGGGGGGAACGATCATATCACTCGTGACTTCACTCCTTGGAGCATTTGCGCCTGGTTATTCTACTTACCAAGGCAGTAAAGCTCCTGTAGAGTGGTTCACCAAGTCGGTTGCCAAGGA GCTTCAGCCTAAGAATATTAGGGTCAACTGTGTGGCCCCGGGGCCTATGGATACTCCCTTTTTCTACAG ATATCAAAGATATTGCACCATTGGTGGAGTTCCTTTGCAAGGATAA
- a CDS encoding 50S small subunit ribosomal protein L19 — MSSNAKVGSWLEHNDKSQAEAYESASEDENLDDGRVNGIDMDDEEEDAEVTGEVTGKREEDINWEELGQSMRLSLSDPSKKRRKAFISRYLYISDQSPPPAQVPMVLTTLLSCLSLSGDIDHSDDIVSVLQGLVLRDERLEEGKMKLGDKLVKWSSMEVEKMANPAKTITPVNLFPFLVLVVSLISTLSSTRSPADQFITSSQGQDLFLSLALILDAMRSGERELSSEGRVRRLRKKSGIRVWRLLREHRASLPVILHSAVTRTYSAPARLSVLISHIIGVALRLKALPKGIEGPSGREIVEHESDAILNYYSTNILGTKLAIARHSSTVFQEFVSEFVSYQVLSEKLIPQAEKMLLRSPEVALELLADLLTFSTHDISPLLPAKLLTSTLSASKSSNADTRNKSRILLRAIIERCSDKTVQGKIASEIIALPKGGKTASPEHRTVLFTMLTDLPVSDAVSPQLVDTLPTLIAKEGNEPAFQALCSALGHHLFYAFSSTQPMTTSASQALVKELASTKIPTRRALSNAVGQAIWEVGTKDQRFSMEGDKLISAIAPALENNLRAASACPPANPAGFLEGYVALALALGPLKGMPSAEKLTSSPVMEGILATSPKPSFVLNDKVYQRLPSSEDNLWLLRCLEGIVDGSSSKVNTDVARISVGLAFIHLVFESKPSTVRRGALEVLSKLTKAQPQATSRIVRLALQSWLQAQDDRRATAKPSSEEEETVTSKSRDIGRLLSSIFVADIDTPKDILENLAVDFLVLAHHPEISPEAQTSWVGLVQALGLDPAAVARDAKDRILVELWEAAGTPPSDVRLAEAAYHAVTTLAFICPSVYVDAFVHQLKEDLNPSSLAFIGLEERGIWATPEDQAFVDVLAQKKDGTPENKNRKDYATEKWEQEVRESLAKKRAATAGVKLSKQDQALVSAQLTKEAATRQQIRQVQGSLNRGIALVSALTKAGNVEVERFAGGMAAALLSSVFAAGSFLVEGRAFDVFTQLGNLASERLGETRRLLMATILRFSDSPHVPSDYLDEPLGEITTRIMHQIHFIAVQSPLDSTTYSLTSLLLSMVVESGGVGVEGQSDEALEQLTLAVAIIAACVGEFANDTYPRLETVRALLHILTTYTKLSKDAASALADLGAAIKDVATQGEIREMIAGTLSKESYVRNAALQALTPVDITDFDYLEELWIAMHDDDEQNANLASHIWEDNGLDLPEDYLASLITYLCHDSVAVRLGTAKALTESSDQYPQQVGPTIKGLEKLYVEKAKLLVPEYDQFGMIIPETVNRPDPWESRVAIAVALEKIAPLLSTDMIAPIFDFLIKQETLGDRHSAVRNAMLNAAIKIVDLHGGLTVTSLMKMFEDHLAENLPASETSDYIKEAVVILFGRLARHLDSTDSRIPKVVDRLVEALNTPSELVQSAVADCLPPLVQGMAEECEYLVDRLFSTLTTGAKYAARRGAAYGLAGVVKGRGLQSLKEYELMDKLKDAAEDKDKNAYQSRQGALFAYETLSGTLGKVFEPYIIEIIPQLLALFGDANTDVREATQDCAQVIMSRISGHCVKLMLPTLLDALEEKQWRTKKGAIELLGAMAFCAPRQLSLSLPTIIPHLTGVINDSHAQVKSAANTSLKRFGEVLNNPEIKAIQSTLMKALADPTAKTNTALSSLLKTTFEHYLDAPSLALVMPIIDRGLRQRSSETKRKSAQIVGNMASLTETRDLVPYLDQLMPLVHDVLIDPVPEARATAAKSLGTLVERLGETNFPNLVNELLQTLRSDTSGVDRQGAAQGLSEVLSGLGMERLEGLMPDIITSTASPRPYVREGFISLLVYLPATFGHRFAPHLSRVIPPVLNGLADDSEYVREASMRAGKMIIANYSGKAVDLLLPELEKGMLDPSWRIRQSSISLTGELLYKVTGISGKVELEEEDAPTQSADHARRALLEALGVERRDRVLATLYIVRQDAVGVVRQASIHIWKALVQNTPRTTRDILGILMQILMSLLGSSHVEQQETASRTIGELCRKNGERIFGSIIPILQEAISSPDAKTKEGACLAFADVMASTNKDIISQHEDAIIASIRAALVDSEPSVRAAAAKTFDSAQHYMGTKAIDQTIPTLLEAMRHPGESSETALQALQEVMSVRANSVFPVLIPTLIAQPITAFNARALGQLVKVAGSALNRRLDTVLNALVLSLEKETSEKTLEELNAAVESLLESVEDSEGIHLLEMLLLGWARDVSPIRRTTACKIFGTFCQVNDSDTTEYRIDWIRVLISLMDDDTDEVVTSAWEALDHFVKTIDKSELEDLVVPLRRAIESAGAPGRLVPGFSRPKGVQSIVPILLGGVLSGTQEQREQAALGIGELVQRTTEAAIKPYIIQLAGPLIRVISGQAIAPQIKTAILTTLTVLLEEVPQLVKPFHPQLTRTFVKSAQDPAALSVRNKAASGLGELMKHQPRVDPLITELIGGVRSGDSDIAPSMANALAAVCSSAGKNIGSAAKASIIELVEEAFEEKRSENYNLAMSRVVAGLAQTDPQCIKEIIDSFIAPALPPTPLASVMILTILEEAPDVLYDLDCVEDIVKRVMSSISADSSTAARPAREARELMRKGRYGDDEKVQTLLR; from the exons ATGTCGTCAAATGCGAAAGTAGGCTCATGGCTTGAGCACAACGACAAATCTCAAGCGGAAGCCTACGAATCAGCctcagaagatgaaaatcttgatgatggaaggGTTAACGGCATAGATatggacgatgaagaagaggacgcGGAAGTAACAGGAGAAGTgacagggaaaagagaagaagatatcaaTTGGGAGGAGCTCGGACAATCCATGAGGCTCTCGTTGTCAGATCCAagtaagaagagaagaaaagcatTCATTTCTCGATACCTCTACATTTCAGATCAAT cacctccaccagctCAAGTACCAATGGTGTTGACAACGTTGCTCTCAtgtctttccctttccgGAGACATCGACCACAGTGATGACATTGTATCAGTTCTTCAAGGGCTTGTGCTTAGGGATGAGAGGTTGGAAGAGGGCAAGATGAAACTTGGAGACAAGCTTGTGAAATGGTCGAGCatggaagtggaaaagatggcGAACCCAGCAAAGAC CATCACGCCCGTTAATCTGTTCCCATTCCTCGTCTTGGTCGTCTCTCTAATTTCCACTTTATCTTCAACACGGTCTCCTGCCGATCAATTCAtcacctcttcccaaggtcaagatcttttcctctctctgGCCTTGATCCTGGATGCTATGCGTTcaggagagagagagctTTCATCAGAAGGCCGAGTGAGGAGACTTCGAAAGAAGTCTGGAATAAGAGTCTGGAGGCTCTTGCGAGAGCACAGGGCGTCTTTGCCGGTGATATTGCATTCCGCCGTGACAAGGACATATTCCGCTCCGGCTCGACTCTCCGTACTTATAAGTCATATCATTGGCGTGGCTTTGCGTCTCAAAGCCCTTCCTAAGGGTATTGAGGGACCGTCTGGGCGGGAAATTGTTGAGCACGAAAGCGACGCAATCTTAAACTACTATTCGACCAATATTCTTGGCACCAAATTGGCGATTGCTCGCCACTCGTCGACAGTATTCCAGGAATTTGTGTCCGAATTTGTTTCTTATCAGGTCCTCTCCGAGAAACTTATTCCTCAAGCTGAAAAGATGCTTCTTCGATCGCCTGAAGTGGCTCTTGAGCTTTTGGCTGATCTTCTCACTTTCTCCACCCACGATAtctctccacttcttccgGCTAAACTTCTCACCTCCACACTTTCAGCCTCAAAATCATCCAACGCTGATACTCGAAATAAATCACGGATTCTTCTGCGAGCTATCATTGAAAGGTGCTCAGACAAGACGGTGCAAGGTAAGATTGCCAGTGAAATCATTGCTCTTCCGAAGGGCGGTAAAACAGCCAGTCCCGAACACCGAACTGTGCTTTTCACTATGCTCACCGACCTACCCGTATCCGACGCCGTTTCACCCCAGCTAGTCGATACTCTTCCAACGCTCATTGCTAAAGAGGGCAATGAACCTGCATTCCAAGCTCTCTGTTCTGCCCTcggtcatcatcttttctatGCCTTTTCGTCCACGCAACCCATGACCACTTCGGCTAGTCAAGCTCTTGTAAAAGAACTTGCTTCCACCAAAATTCCAACTCGCCGTGCTCTTTCAAATGCCGTCGGTCAGGCTATTTGGGAAGTTGGCACCAAGGATCAGCGGTTCTCTATGGAAGGTGATAAATTGATCAGTGCAATTGCTCCGGCCTTAGAGAATAATCTCAGGGCCGCTTCCGCTTGTCCTCCTGCCAATCCTGCAGGTTTCCTCGAAGGCTACGTCGCCCTCGCACTTGCTCTTGGTCCTCTTAAGGGTATGCCCTCCGCCGAGAAGCTCACCTCTAGTCCGGTGATGGAGGGTATTCTCGCGACCTCACCAAAGCCATCTTTCGTGCTTAACGACAAAGTATATCAACGATTACCCTCTTCAGAAGATAACCTTTGGCTGTTGAGGTGCCTTGAGGGTATCGTAGACGGTTCAAGTAGCAAGGTCAACACAGATGTTGCCAGGATTTCTGTAGGGCTGGCTTTTATCCATTTGGTCTTCGAAAGCAAGCCTAGCACTGTCAGGCGTGGAGCTCTTGAAGTTCTGTCCAAGCTCACAAAGGCTCAGCCTCAAGCGACTAGTCGAATAGTCCGACTCGCTCTTCAGTCATGGCTTCAGGCTCAAGACGACCGCCGCGCCACGGCCAAACCATCTtctgaggaggaagagaccGTGACCAGCAAGTCTCGAGACATTGGCCGTCTCTTGTCATCCATTTTTGTCGCCGATATTGATACTCCCAAGGACATCCTGGAGAATCTGGCTGTGGACTTTCTGGTACTCGCGCACCATCCTGAAATTAGTCCCGAGGCACAAACGAGTTGGGTGGGATTGGTACAGGCTCTGGGCCTTGATCCCGCCGCAGTGGCGCGAGATGCAAAGGATAGGATCTTGGTTGAATTGTGGGAGGCCGCCGGTACACCCCCTTCG GACGTGAGACTCGCAGAGGCTGCTTATCATGCGGTGACGACCCTGGCATTCATTTGTCCTTCGGTGTATGTTGACGCCTTTGTGCATCAGCTTAAGGAAGACCTTAATCCTTCGTCTTTGGCTTTCATTGGgcttgaagaaagaggtaTCTGGGCTACCCCTGAAGACCAGGCTTTCGTTGACG TGCTGGCCcaaaagaaagatggtACGCCTGAGAATAAAAATCGTAAGGATTACGCCACCGAGAAGTGGGAACAAGAAGTTCGCGAATCGCTCGCCAAAAAACGCGCTGCCACCGCCGGCGTGAAACTTTCGAAGCAGGATCAAGCACTTGTCAGTGCTCAGTTAACCAAAGAAGCTGCCACTAGGCAGCAGATTAGGCAAGTGCAGGGCTCTTTGAACAGAGGTATTGCGCTTGTGAGCGCTTTGACTAAGGCAGGAAACgttgaagttgagagaTTCGCGGGAGGAATGGCAGCGGCGTTGTTGAGCAGCGTTTTTGCGGCCGGAAGCTTCTTGGTAGAAGGCAGAGCTTTCGACGTCTTCACT CAACTTGGCAACCTTGCTTCTGAAAGGCTGGGTGAGACTAGGAGATTATTGATGGCTACCATTTTGCGATTCTCGGATTCTCCTCACGTTCCTTCAGACTACCTGGATGAACCTCTCGGCG AGATCACCACCAGAATCATGCACCAGATTCACTTTATCGCCGTACAGTCTCCCTTGGATAGTACCACCTACTCGCTCACGAGTCTATTGCTTTCCATGGTCGTCgaaagtggaggtgttGGTGTTGAAGGCCAGAGCGATGAGGCTTTAGAGCAATTGACTTTGGCCGTCGCTATCATTGCTGCGTGTGTTGGAGAGT TTGCCAACGACACATATCCTCGCCTGGAAACTGTTCGCGCCCTCTTACATATTCTCACAACCTACACGAAGCTGTCAAAGGATGCCGCATCAGCACTTGCCGACCTCGGTGCTGCTATCAAGGATGTTGCAACTCAAGGCGAAATTCGGGAGATGATTGCTGGTACCCTTTCAAAGGAGTCCTATGTGCGAAATGCCGCTCTACAGGCTCTCACGCCTGTGGATATTACCGATTTCGATTATCTCGAGGAGTTATGGATCGCCATGCACGACGACGATGAGCAGAATGCGAACCTCGCTTCTCACATCTGGGAAGACAATGGTCTTGACTTGCCTGAGGACTACCTGGCCAGTCTCATAACCTACTTATGCCATGATTCTGTTGCAGTCAGATTGGGAACCGCGAAGGCTCTTACAGAAAGCTCCGACCAGTATCCTCAGCAGGTGGGACCTACCATCAAGGGTTTGGAAAAACTCTATGTCGAAAAAGCTAAGTTGCTTGTGCCGGAATATGACCAGTTT GGTATGATCATCCCTGAGACTGTCAATCGTCCTGATCCGTGGGAGTCCCGTGTCGCCATCGCCGTTGCTCTTGAGAAAATAGCTCCTCTTTTGTCAACTGACATGATTGCTCCTATTTTTGACTTCCTTATCAAGCAGGAGACTTTGGGTGATCGTCATTCAGCAGTGAGAAACGCCATGCTTAACGCGGCAATCAAGATCGTCGATCTACACGGCGGGTTGACTGTGACaagtttgatgaagatgtttgaGGATCATTTGGCAGAGAACTTACCGGCCAGTGAAACAAGTGATTACATCAAGGAGGCCGTTGTCATT CTCTTCGGTCGCCTAGCTCGTCATCTTGATTCAACGGACTCTCGTATTCCGAAGGTCGTGGACCGTCTTGTTGAAGCTCTTAACACTCCCTCTGAACTTGTTCAGTCAGCTGTTGCAGACtgtcttccacctcttgtTCAAGGCATGGCCGAAGAATGCGAGTACTTGGTTGACCGTCTCTTCTCGACACTTACCACTGGTGCTAAGTACGCTGCCAGACGGGGAGCTGCTTACGGTCTTGCGGGAGTGGTCAAAGGACGAGGCCTTCAGAGTCTGAAGGAGTACGAGTTGATGGACAAATTGAAGGATGCTGCCGAGGATAAGGACAAAAATGCTTATCAATCCAGGCAAGGTGCTCTTTTCGCCTACGAAACTCTTTCCGGGACGTTGGGCAAAGTCTTTGAGCCTTACATCATTGAGATCATTCCCCAGCTTTTGGCCTTGTTTGGTGACGCCAACACCGATGTGCGAGAAGCGACTCAGGACTGCGCCCAGGTGATCATGTCCCGTATTTCTGGACACTGTGTCAAGTTGATGTTGCCCACTCTTTTGGATGCATTGGAGGAAAAACAGTGGAGAACAAAGAAGGGTGCCATTGAGCTTCTTGG TGCAATGGCCTTCTGCGCTCCTCGACAGTTGTCACTCTCACTCCCCACTATCATTCCCCATCTGACTGGTGTCATCAATGATTCCCACGCACAGGTTAAATCTGCTGCAAACACCAGTTTGAAGCGATTCGGTGAAGTGCTGAACAACCCCGAAATCAAGGCTATCCAGAGCACTCTTATGAAAGCCCTTGCCGACCCTACGGCCAAGACGAACACTGcgctttcttccttgcttaAGACAACGTTCGAACATTACCTTGATGCCCCTTCTTTGGCCCTGGTTATGCCCATCATCGACCGAGGTCTGCGTCAGCGAAGCTCCGAAACCAAACGAAAGTCCGCCCAGATTGTTGGAAATATGGCTTCTCTTACAGAAACCCGTGATCTTGTGCCTTACCTTGATCAGCTCATGCCACTCGTACATGACGTCCTTATCGACCCTGTTCCTGAAGCCCGAGCCACCGCTGCCAAATCTCTTGGTACTCTTGTCGAACGATTGGGCGAGACCAATTTCCCTAATCTTGTCAACGAGTTGCTTCAAACTCTTAGATCCGACACCAGCGGTGTCGACAGACAAGGGGCAGCTCAGGGTCTCAGTGAAGTGCTTTCTGGTTTGGGTATGGAAAGACTGGAGGGTTTGATGCCAGACATCATCACCAGTACTGCAAGCCCAAGGCCTTACGTCCGAGAAGGTTTTATCTCCCTTTTGGTTTACTTACCGGCCACTTTCGGCCATCGATTTGCCCCACACCTCAGTAGAGTTATTCCCCCGGTTCTCAATGGTTTAGCCGATGATTCTGAATACGTTCGCGAGGCATCTATGCGTGCTGGTAAAATGATTATCGCCAACTATTCAGGAAAAGCCGTTGACTTGCTGTTGCCTGagttggaaaagggaaTGTTGGATCCTTCCTGGCGAATCAGGCAGTCCTCGATCTCTCTTACCGGAGAGTTGCTCTACAAGGTCACTGGTATCAGCGGCAAGGTCGAactggaggaagaggacgcTCCTACGCAATCCGCAGACCATGCCAGGCGAGCTTTATTGGAGGCACTGGGTGTCGAGCGACGAGACAGGGTGTTGGCTACTCTTTACATTGTTCGACAGGACGCTGTGGGTGTCGTCAGACAGGCCTCTATTCATATCTGGAAGGCGCTTGTGCAAAACACTCCCAGGACCACCAGGGATATCTTGGGCATCCTCATGCAGATCCTTATGTCCCTCTTGGGCAGTTCCCATGTCGAACAACAAGAGACTGCATCTCGAACTATTGGAGAACTTTGTCGAAAGAATGGCGAGCGAATCTTCGGCTCTATTATCCCGATTTTACAAGAGGCGATCTCTTCACCGGACGCTAAAACCAAGGAAGGAGCGTGTCTTGCTTTCGCTGATGTCATGGCCTCTACCAATAAAGACATCATCTCTCAACACGAAGATGCCATCATCGCATCTATCCGCGCGGCGCTGGTCGACTCTGAGCCTTCTGTCcgtgctgctgctgcaaaGACCTTTGACTCCGCCCAACACTACATGGGCACTAAAGCCATTGATCAAACCATCCCGACTCTTTTGGAGGCTATGCGTCATCCTGGCGAATCGTCTGAGACTGCCCTGCAAGCTCTACAGGAAGTTATGAGCGTTCGAGCTAATAGCGTTTTCCCAGTTCTTATACCAACTCTTATTGCACAGCCCATCACAGCATTCAACGCCCGTGCCCTTGGCCAACTCGTCAAGGTCGCAGGCTCGGCTCTCAACAGGCGGTTAGACACTGTGCTCAACGCTTTGGTCCTATCattggaaaaggagacatCTGAGAAGACCTTAGAAGAGCTGAACGCCGCAGTTGAGTCGCTATTGGAGTCGGTCGAAGACTCGGAAGGTATCCATCTTTTGGAGAtgcttctccttggctGGGCACGAGATGTTAGTCCAATAAGGCGTACTACTGCTTGCAAAATCTTTGGCACCTTCTGTCAAGTGAACGATTCCGACACAACCGAATACCGTATCGATTGGATCCGTGTGCTTATCTCTCTTATGGACGACGACACCGATGAAGTGGTCACAAGTGCTTGGGAAGCGCTCGATCACTTTGTTAAGACCATTGACAAGAGTGAGCTGGAAGATCTTGttgttcctcttcgtcgCGCAATCGAGTCGGCCGGTGCTCCCGGACGCCTTGTCCCTGGTTTTTCAAGGCCCAAGGGTGTTCAGTCCATTGTGCCGATTTTGTTGGGCGGTGTACTCAGTGGAACGCAAGAACAAAGAGAACAAGCTGCTTTGGGTATTGGAGAGCTTGTGCAAAGGACAACGGAGGCCGCCATCAAGCCGTACATTATCCAGCTCGCTGGACCTCTTATTCGTGTCATTTCTGGTCAGGCCATTGCTCCTCAGATCAAGACCGCTAT CCTTACAACACTCACGGTTCTCTTGGAAGAGGTTCCTCAACTTGTCAAACCCTTCCACCCTCAGCTTACGCGAACTTTCGTCAAGTCTGCTCAAGACCCTGCAGCTCTTTCTGTGCGAAACAAGGCTGCCTCTGGTTTAGGCGAGTTAATGAAACATCAG CCTCGAGTCGATCCTCTGATCACTGAGCTTATCGGCGGTGTACGATCTGGCGACAGTGACATCGCGCCATCCATGGCCAATGCCCTTGCCGCTGTATGCTCTAGTGCGGGAAAAAATATCGGATCTGCAGCCAAAGCTTCCATTATCGAGCTGGTAGAAGAAGCGTTCGAGGAAAAACGGAGCGAGAATTACAATCTTGCTATGTCCCGTGTCGTCGCTGGTCTCGCTCAGACCGATCCCCAATGCATTAAGGAGATCATCGACAGTTTTATTGCCcccgctcttcctcccacaCCGTTGGCGAGCGTCATGATTCTTACGATCCTTGAAGAAGCTCCGGATGTGTTATATGATCTCGACTGTGTAGAGGACATTGTGAAGAGGGTTATGAGCAGTATCAGTGCGGACAGCTCCACGGCTGCCAGACCTGCAAGGGAAGCTAGAGAactgatgaggaaggggaggtatggggatgatgagaaggtGCAGACCTTGCTGCGGTAG
- a CDS encoding calcium channel encodes MAAREVYLKRSTTGCLLEEIYMRHDGQQQTVQLDCEKACREGTQPPQRLKPRHRQRYKSPGSIHTSAMVTLVLFCMLSMLSSVVAQTTTSLSSSTATNTPTSSFKSLPTTVSLPPLNISHPLLQLSLPSTSTSSLYLTFSICSLTSNPAILPTVLISTSSPASFNLGSKPIRDASAGGVPTSSGGQGYNFKSEKNGVTWGLQWSNGFGNWTLNGTSEAQVNLLLGLGLGNDGRTLNTTGVGNGNVVVQMGISTSGPLHELSAVYPRLGDTTSTSALIFSPLLYSLPQPEPSYPNYTLPDAQLAFPDFSYAEPLNSSLSSNLTLIVIPTNSSPTSTGLDNSICAINAASANNSVSSVNNTILKSVQPEWMTVGDDQGFRGYWVLGGLTEQRNYTAWVSDDKGVLSQPAWFMTKSADFPCQLVMPNDVCPNLGYSAPLDANSTAVTSPSGVTISSTAPIQTLPDELLEPIIQNLEAFSTSLLSNACGRDLFSHVSSCLDCYSAYRDWLCRVVVPQCGTAANSSTSAIAIEAAPSTSTSSGTFPTPSTILRTPSSPRNPSLPIPSYSYYELLPCMSTCNRADRSCPVSMGIRCPKRKVNAAKSYAFVGDDHSYGDGSAEQGVAAQDRWGNRWCNG; translated from the exons ATGGCAGCCAGAGAGGTGTATCTCAAAAGGTCAACTACTGGATGCCTACTGGAAGAGATCTACATGAGACATGATGGCCAGCAGCAAACTGTGCAGCTAGACTGCGAAAAGGCTTGCCGCGAGGGAACACAGCCACCCCAGCGCTTAAAACCTCGACACCGGCAAAGGTACAAATCTCCAGGCTCGATCCATACCTCAGCTATGGTTACGCTCGTACTATTCTGTATGCTGTCCATGCTATCGTCGGTAGTTGCGCAGACGACAACCAGCTTGTCGTCTTCAACAGCGACTAATACACCTACTTCATCATTCAAGTCTCTTCCTACAActgtctctcttcctccactcaACATCTCTCACCCTCTTTTGCAGCTGTCACTCCCATCGACGTCGACGTCGTCCCTGTACTTGACATTTTCAATATGTTCGCTGACATCGAACCCGGCGATACTTCCAACTGTTTTGatctcaacttcctcaCCGGCTTCATTCAATCTCGGTTCAAAACCGATCAGAGACGCTTCCGCAGGCGGTGTACCCACGTCTTCGGGGGGTCAAGGGTATAATTTCAAAAGCGAGAAAAATGGAGTTACATGGGGGTTGCAATGGAGTAATGGTTTTGGAAACTGGACTCTGAATGGGACAAGTGAAGCCCAGGTTAACCTTTTGCTGGGGCTAGGCTTGGGAAATGATGGACGGACATTGAATACGACCGGCGTGGGCAATGGCAATGTCGTAGTGCAGATGGGTATTTCGACCAGCG GCCCGTTACATGAGTTATCGGCGGTATATCCTCGACTTGGGGATACGACATCTACTTCAGCTTTAATATTTTCCCCACTTCTCTATTCTTTGCCTCAGCCTGAACCGTCCTACCCGAACTACACCCTTCCAGATGCCCAGCTGGCCTTTCCAGACTTTTCATACGCTGAGCCTCTGAACTCTAGTCTATCGAGCAACTTGACGCTCATCGTGATACCCACAAATTCTTCTCCTACATCCACCGGTTTGGACAACTCTATATGCGCCATAAATGCCGCTTCTGCGAACAACAGTGTCTCGAGCGTGAATAACACTATACTGAAAAGTGTTCAGCCGGAATGGATGACTGTTGGTGACGATCAAGGATTTAGGGGCTATTGGGTATTAGGCGGCTTAACCGAGCAAAGGAATTATACAGCTTGGGTGAGCGATGATAAGGGGGTGTTGAGTCAGCCTGCTTGGTTTATGACCAAATCAG CCGACTTCCCGTGTCAGTTGGTCATGCCGAATGATGTATGCCCCAATTTGGGCTACTCTGCGCCTCTTGATGCTAACTCTACCGCTGTCACTTCTCCGTCAGGAGTGACAATCTCGTCAACGGCGCCCATTCAGACACTCCCCGACGAACTCTTAGAACCGATCATTCAAAACCTCGAGGCATTTTCCACCAGTTTGCTGTCTAATGCATGTGGAAGGGATTTGTTTTCACATGTGTCATCATGCCTGGACTGTTATTCTGCTTATAGAGACTGGTTGTGCCGAGTAGTGGTCCCGCAGTGTGGTACGGCCGCAAATAGTAGCACCAGTGCGATAGCCATCGAGGCCGCCCCGAGCACAAGTACAAGCAGTGGCACTTTTCCCACCCCATCGACTATCCTTCGTacgccttcttcacctcgtAACCCGTCACTTCCTATCCCGTCATACTCGTATTATGAACTACTCCCCTGCATGTCGACCTGTAACAGGGCCGATCGCTCATGCCCGGTATCAATGGGCATCAGGTGCCCGAAGCGCAAGGTGAATGCTGCAAAAAGCTATGCATTTGTGGGAGATGATCATAGTTATGGTGATGGGAGCGCCGAGCAAGGGGTCGCAGCACAAGATCGCTGGGGAAATAGATGGTGTAATGGATAG
- a CDS encoding dolichol-phosphate mannosyltransferase, whose protein sequence is MPPVAVQTAPSPTDKYSVILPTYNERKNLPVIVWLLAKTFESAGINWEIVIVDDASPDGTQEIAKQLAGIYGEDKIILKPRAGKLGLGTAYVHGLNYCTGNFVIIMDADFSHHPKFIPEFIKLQKLHNLDIVTGTRYSSHPFPTSTASSPSIGLGPGGVYGWDLKRKLVSRGANYLADTVLNPGVSDLTGSFRLYRLHVIKDIISRCTSKGYVFQMEIIVRARALGYTVGEVPITFVDRIYGESKLSGNEIVGYAKGVASLWWSV, encoded by the exons ATGCCCCCAGTCGCAGTTCAAACCGCTCCATCTC CTACGGACAAGTACTCTGTCATTTTACCTACATATaatgagaggaagaacctTCCTGTAATTGTCTGGCTTCTGGCTAAAACATTTGAATCTGC CGGGATCAACTGGGAAATTGTCATTGTCGATGATGCCAGTCCGGATGGGACCCAAGAAATCGCCAAGCAGCTTGCTGGAATTTATGGGGAGGACAAGATT ATTTTGAAACCCCGCGCGGGTAAGCTTGGTCTCGG GACGGCTTACGTTCATGGATTGAATTATTGCACTGGCAActttgtcatcatcatggaTGCCGATTTCTCACATCAT CCTAAGTTCATTCCCGAATTCATCAA GCTTCAAAAGCTCCATAACCTCGACATTGTCACTGGGACTCGGTATTCCTCgcatccttttcccacGTCAACTGCCTCCTCTCCGTCTATCGGGCTTGGTCCTGGCGGAGTTTATGGATGGGATCTCAAGCGCAAACTCGTGTCCCGCGGAGCCAACTATCTCGCAGATACGGTCCTCAACCCCGGCGTTAGTGATTTGACTGGCAGTTTTCGTCTATATCGTCTGCACGTCATAAAGGATATCATCTCCAGATGTACGAGCAAGGGTTATGTTTTCCAGATGGAGATTATTGTTCGAGCGAGGGCTTTGGGTTACACTGTGGGAGAGGTTCCCATCACCTTTGTGGACAGAATTTACGGGGAGAGTAAGCTAAGTGGGAATGAAATTGTCGGATACGCCAAGGGCGTTGCAAGTCTATGGTGGAGTGTGTAA